A genome region from Arachis duranensis cultivar V14167 chromosome 6, aradu.V14167.gnm2.J7QH, whole genome shotgun sequence includes the following:
- the LOC107492053 gene encoding probable ribose-5-phosphate isomerase 3, chloroplastic, whose amino-acid sequence MSMSMASSSLTLPSPTSLSSLSSARHHILRTHINLRTPNNNTHRPLSLTVRALSAPALTQDDLKKLAADKAVEYVKSGMVLGLGTGSTAAFVVAKLGQLLSTGQLSNIVGVPTSKRTEEQARSLGIPLSVLDDNPRLDLAIDGADEVDPDLNLVKGRGGALLREKMVEAASDKFVVVVDDTKLVSGLGGSGLAMPVEVVQFCWKYNLVRLQELFKEEGCDAKLRLDEGGKPYVTDNSNYIVDLYFKTPIRDALAAGAEISALEGVVEHGLFLNMATSVIIAGKTGVEIKDK is encoded by the coding sequence ATGTCAATGTCAATGGCATCATCATCCTTAACCCTGCCATCACCAACTTCCCTCTCATCTCTCTCCTCCGCGCGCCACCACATCCTGCGCACCCACATTAACCTACGCACCCCCAACAACAACACACACAGACCCCTCTCTCTCACCGTCAGGGCCCTCTCCGCCCCTGCCCTCACCCAAGACGACCTCAAGAAGCTCGCCGCCGACAAGGCCGTCGAGTACGTCAAGTCCGGCATGGTCCTCGGCCTCGGAACCGGCTCCACCGCCGCCTTCGTCGTCGCCAAGCTCGGTCAACTCCTCTCCACCGGTCAACTGTCCAACATCGTCGGCGTCCCTACCTCCAAGCGCACTGAGGAGCAGGCACGCTCTCTCGGAATCCCTCTCTCTGTCCTCGACGACAATCCCCGCCTGGATCTCGCCATCGACGGCGCCGATGAGGTGGACCCCGACCTCAACCTTGTAAAAGGCCGCGGCGGCGCTCTTCTCCGCGAGAAGATGGTGGAGGCCGCCTCCGACAAGTTCGTTGTGGTGGTCGACGACACGAAGCTCGTGTCAGGACTCGGCGGTAGCGGTCTTGCGATGCCGGTGGAGGTGGTGCAGTTCTGCTGGAAGTACAATCTGGTTCGGCTTCAGGAGTTGTTCAAGGAAGAAGGTTGCGACGCTAAGCTGAGATTGGATGAGGGTGGCAAACCCTACGTCACCGATAATTCGAATTACATCGTTGATTTATACTTCAAGACTCCGATCAGGGACGCTCTTGCTGCCGGAGCTGAGATATCGGCGCTGGAAGGAGTGGTGGAGCACGGGCTGTTCTTGAACATGGCCACCTCTGTCATCATTGCCGGCAAGACTGGCGTTGAAATCAAGGACAAGTGA
- the LOC107492057 gene encoding protein IQ-DOMAIN 19, translating into MGKAGKWIRNFLMGKKEDKYKKIDAVCAESKSAATDSPKVKRRWSFGRLTIGRTSGKMAGHKFSISFDSGDSAKLQAQTPRRSLPIVEFKAPSDTRSKNSAATMIQAAFRSYLARKALHALKGLVKIQALVRGHLVRKQTTAMLHSMHALMTIQVRARIQRIQTVEEANVHGKQPVQHTQIPQSKGHIKEYKEPKDMTMEEMLEALKRRSQSLDRLHFEGIKHESMAFYSKHKSVSERQFEYNDNSLITAPNSPENYCGLSEYNTTAMAMSTPRRHPVSHRQSQSPNFMNNTVSSKAKARSQSEPKQRPKWGKRQKSRSPECTKEPSTSQNGLRQNLHLNSSRFDLGSLDYWVVNLYGSRTKDSSRNSFGSSTVTSDSYY; encoded by the exons ATGGGGAAGGCAGGTAAATGGATTAGAAACTTTCTTATGGGGAAAAAGGAGGATAAGTACAAGAAGATTGACGCAGTCTGTGCCGAGAGTAAGAGCGCTGCAACGGATAGTCCCAAAGTGAAACGCAGATGGAGCTTCGGAAGACTAACAATTGGAAGAACATCAGGCAAGATGGCAGGGCATAAATTTTCCATATCTTTTGACTCTGGCGACTCCGCCAAACTGCAAGCTCAGACTCCAAGGAGGAGTCTTCCAATAGTAGAGTTCAAGGCTCCTAGCGACACCAGATCTAAAAATTCAGCAGCTACAATGATTCAAGCTGCCTTTCGCTCGTATCTG GCTAGGAAAGCATTGCATGCTTTAAAGGGATTAGTCAAGATACAAGCACTAGTGAGGGGTCACCTTGTAAGGAAACAAACAACTGCTATGCTGCACAGCATGCATGCGTTGATGACCATACAAGTTAGAGCTCGGATTCAAAGAATTCAGACGGTAGAGGAAGCAAATGTTCATGGAAAACAGCCTGTGCAACATACACAAATTCCACAGAGCAAAGGTCACATAAAAGAATATAAA GAACCGAAGGATATGACCATGGAAGAAATGCTGGAGGCTTTGAAAAGAAGAAGTCAGTCACTAGATCGCTTGCATTTTGAGGGAATAAAGCATGAATCCATGGCATTCTATTCGAAGCACAAGTCAGTTTCAGAAAGACAATTTGAGTACAATGATAACAGTTTAATCACAGCACCCAACAGCCCAGAAAACTACTGTGGCTTGTCGGAATATAACACAACAGCAATGGCCATGTCAACTCCTCGGCGACACCCCGTGTCTCACCGGCAATCACAATCCCCAAATTTCATGAACAATACAGTGTCTTCCAAGGCAAAAGCAAGGTCTCAGAGTGAGCCAAAACAACGTCCCAAATGGGGAAAGAGGCAGAAAAGCAGGTCCCCAGAATGTACCAAAGAACCTAGCACCTCACAAAATGGTCTAAGGCAAAATCTGCACTTAAATTCGTCACGCTTTGACCTTGGAAGTTTAGACTATTGGGTTGTCAACCTTTATGGGTCAAGAACAAAGGACAGCTCCCGCAATTCTTTTGGCAGCAGCACGGTGACTAGTGATTCCTACTATTGA
- the LOC107492054 gene encoding pentatricopeptide repeat-containing protein DOT4, chloroplastic-like encodes MSILQSAKVLFHLGVSSSDPNKKTFIHLSPSHCKTKAVAARSRRTPEREDTFAWNSLIQSHLANNEFPLVVSAYLQMLEHRVPLDTRTLPRVLDASRLMRDFPLAKQLHAHSLKLGFSSHHYAVTALIHIYADLGTLPMAQKLFDNSPSRNAVCWTLLARLYLHGGNPTLALALFHQMLALDDGVAVDHVAVATACSACGMMRSLPQARIVHDVARKCGLDSDVLVCNSLLKMYSDCDSMSDARLVFEKMPCKDVISWTSMICAYVKRGGFNEAFKLFREMIRAGLKPDSHSISAFLPACGRIASLNQGREIHGYLLRNWIHSNLRVNNALMDMYVKSGCITSASNVFAGINKKDTISWTIMIVGYSLHGQGKLGVDLFRQMKNSKVLIDDSAYAAALHACNTARMVEEGRIYFNRIRVPTVAHCALKVVLLVKFGLFMEARTFIEERGIEKHPEILRKLLEGCRMSGQYTMGKQIVEQLCELEPLNAENYVMLLNWYAGSGKWQMVQKMRETIRDMGLKPKKAYTWTLFRNKVHVFGTGDVSHPRSERIYSELQGLIEKMRAKGLEPNWDFRLHDVDEERECIRIGHSELLALSFGLISYHAGPIRLAKNSRMCNGCHSFAKFVSKMIRREIIFKDSNFFHHFIDGLCSCGDFW; translated from the coding sequence ATGAGCATTCTCCAATCCGCAAAAGTACTATTTCATCTTGGAGTCTCCTCATCCGACCCCAACAAGAAGACCTTCATCCACCTCTCTCCTTCTCACTGCAAAACAAAAGCGGTAGCAGCCAGGTCAAGAAGAACACCCGAGCGGGAGGACACCTTCGCATGGAACAGCCTCATTCAGAGCCATCTGGCAAACAACGAGTTCCCTCTCGTCGTCTCCGCCTACCTCCAAATGCTTGAGCACCGCGTTCCCCTCGACACGCGCACTCTGCCGCGCGTCCTCGATGCCTCCCGCCTCATGCGCGACTTCCCCCTCGCCAAGCAGCTCCATGCTCATTCTCTCAAGCTCGGCTTCTCTTCCCACCACTACGCCGTAACCGCCCTCATTCACATCTATGCCGATCTCGGTACCCTTCCCATGGCCCAGAAGCTCTTCGACAACTCCCCTTCCCGCAATGCCGTCTGCTGGACTCTACTCGCAAGGTTGTATCTTCACGGAGGGAACCCCACCCTCGCCCTTGCTCTCTTCCATCAGATGCTGGCGTTGGATGATGGCGTCGCTGTCGACCACGTCGCGGTCGCAACGGCCTGCAGCGCCTGCGGGATGATGAGGTCTCTCCCTCAAGCAAGGATTGTGCACGACGTTGCTAGGAAATGCGGGTTGGATTCTGATGTTTTAGTGTGCAATTCGCTGTTGAAGATGTACAGTGATTGTGATAGCATGAGCGATGCCCGCTtggtgtttgagaaaatgccttGCAAGGATGTTATTTCTTGGACATCAATGATTTGTGCTTATGTCAAGAGAGGAGGATTCAATGAGGCTTTCAAGTTGTTCCGGGAGATGATCAGGGCTGGTTTAAAACCTGATTCCCATTCCATCTCTGCTTTCCTTCCTGCGTGCGGAAGAATCGCCTCACTCAATCAGGGTAGAGAAATTCATGGCTACTTGCTTAGAAACTGGATTCATTCTAACCTCAGGGTAAACAATGCACTTATGGACATGTATGTAAAATCTGGATGTATCACTTCTGCTTCCAATGTTTTTGCTGGAATTAATAAGAAAGATACCATTTCATGGACCATAATGATAGTGGGATATAGCTTACATGGACAAGGGAAGCTTGGAGTTGATTTATTCAGGCAGATGAAGAACTCAAAGGTGCTGATAGATGACAGTGCCTATGCTGCTGCCCTTCATGCTTGCAATACTGCCCGCATGGTTGAGGAAGGAAGGATTTACTTCAACCGCATTAGGGTCCCCACGGTTGCACACTGTGCTCTGAAGGTGGTTCTGCTTGTGAAGTTTGGACTTTTCATGGAGGCGAGGACCTTTATTGAGGAAAGAGGGATTGAAAAGCATCCTGAGATACTAAGGAAACTGCTAGAAGGCTGTAGGATGAGTGGCCAATACACTATGGGGAAGCAAATTGTCGAGCAGCTTTGTGAATTGGAACCTCTAAATGCTGAGAACTACGTCATGCTTCTCAATTGGTATGCAGGCTCTGGAAAATGGCAGATGGTGCAGAAGATGAGGGAAACAATTAGAGACATGGGTTTGAAACCCAAAAAGGCTTATACTTGGACATTGTTCAGGAACAAAGTACATGTATTTGGAACTGGGGATGTATCTCATCCAAGATCAGAGAGAATATATTCAGAATTGCAGGGTTTAATTGAGAAAATGAGAGCCAAAGGACTTGAACCAAATTGGGATTTCAGACTCCATGATGTAGATGAAGAGAGGGAATGCATTCGGATAGGGCATAGTGAACTCTTGGCACTTTCTTTTGGGCTCATCAGCTATCATGCTGGACCAATTCGTCTTGCGAAGAATTCTCGGATGTGTAATGGTTGCCACAGTTTTGCAAAGTTTGTATCGAAGATGATTAGAAGAGAAATCATCTTCAAGGACTCAAATTTCTTTCACCATTTTATTGATGGCCTTTGTTCATGTGGAGACTTTTGGTGA